In uncultured Treponema sp., one genomic interval encodes:
- a CDS encoding KOW motif-containing protein: MSLYCISVKTGLEEKFKESVLPMISGDKCTFQGFVHILRKRMRLKNGKEYFDAFFPGYVFLETEECEASKLYVLSLGKYFLRFLPSNSSVSPLVKGDLEIVSSILRFGSTVGIVPVKFDAGDRVIITDGPFKDFSGNVVAVNRRNKRLNIQIDFMNGVRVVGLCYEEVQKQPSK; this comes from the coding sequence ATGAGCCTTTATTGTATATCGGTAAAGACCGGGCTAGAGGAAAAATTCAAGGAAAGCGTTCTTCCCATGATTAGCGGAGATAAGTGCACTTTTCAAGGGTTTGTCCATATTCTGCGCAAGCGGATGAGGCTTAAAAACGGGAAAGAATATTTTGATGCTTTTTTCCCCGGATATGTTTTTCTTGAAACGGAAGAATGTGAAGCATCAAAGCTTTATGTTCTTTCTTTGGGAAAATATTTTTTACGTTTTTTACCCTCAAATAGTTCTGTCAGTCCTCTTGTAAAGGGCGACTTGGAAATTGTGAGCTCTATACTGAGGTTTGGAAGCACTGTGGGAATTGTTCCTGTTAAGTTTGATGCGGGAGACAGGGTTATTATAACGGACGGACCGTTTAAGGATTTTTCTGGAAATGTGGTAGCCGTGAACCGCCGCAACAAGCGATTAAACATACAGATTGATTTTATGAACGGCGTGCGTGTTGTGGGGCTTTGCTACGAGGAAGTTCAAAAGCAGCCTTCAAAATAA
- a CDS encoding helix-turn-helix transcriptional regulator encodes MAFWDNVETLRLAQNTSYRWIAKKMGVSETTVSSMRKTGTEPRASDAFKIASALGTTVEFLCNGESDYYQSRYINLKNAIKELFEKY; translated from the coding sequence ATGGCATTTTGGGACAATGTTGAAACCTTGCGGCTGGCGCAAAACACTTCCTACCGCTGGATTGCAAAAAAGATGGGAGTTTCAGAAACGACAGTTTCCAGCATGAGAAAAACAGGAACAGAACCAAGAGCATCAGACGCATTTAAAATCGCCTCAGCGTTAGGGACAACAGTTGAATTTCTATGCAACGGAGAAAGCGACTATTACCAAAGCCGTTACATAAACTTAAAGAATGCCATAAAAGAACTTTTTGAAAAATATTGA
- a CDS encoding PD-(D/E)XK nuclease family transposase, giving the protein MQRHELTPAQKWERLTLADNFIFCKVLEDNPEVCRHLIEILLNIKIDRIEKPAAEKSIKTDFISHGIRFDVYVKDGNGRSFDIEIQTTHSTSLAKRARYYQGLMDVDNVQHGAGYDVLNESYVIFLCLGDAFGKGFPVSHSATVPTRIRIF; this is encoded by the coding sequence ATGCAAAGACACGAACTTACACCGGCTCAAAAATGGGAGCGGCTCACACTCGCCGACAATTTTATCTTCTGCAAAGTCCTTGAGGACAACCCGGAAGTCTGCAGGCATCTTATCGAGATTCTCCTTAACATAAAAATCGACAGAATCGAAAAGCCTGCCGCGGAAAAATCAATAAAAACAGATTTTATCTCGCACGGAATAAGATTCGATGTATATGTGAAGGACGGAAACGGCCGCTCGTTCGACATAGAAATTCAGACAACGCACAGCACTTCCCTCGCAAAACGCGCCCGCTATTACCAAGGACTGATGGACGTTGACAATGTGCAGCATGGAGCTGGCTATGACGTGCTTAACGAAAGCTATGTTATTTTTCTGTGCTTGGGAGACGCGTTCGGAAAAGGATTTCCAGTCTCACATTCCGCTACCGTGCCGACGAGGATAAGAATTTTCTGA
- the argF gene encoding ornithine carbamoyltransferase, protein MKAEEFKSPFKGRSLLNWIDWKPEEIRQILDWAFQVKKESHAGEVHQRFLGKTIALIFEKRSTRTRSSFETSFGEEGGHPVFMSTDDIQLGGKESVQDTARVLGRMFSAIEFRGFKQSHVEDLAKYSGIPVINGLTDDFHPTQVLADIMTLKENFGHLKGLSLCFCGDGRNNMARSLMLICSKFGINFSVFAPKELSPDNEIMEICAPFAKESGATITVSDKISVVKNADCLYTDVWVSMGEESLKEERVKLLQPYQVNKALMEATGKPETIFLHCLPAVKEQEVTEEVFESSASKVWDQAENRKHTIKAIMLALI, encoded by the coding sequence ATGAAGGCAGAAGAATTCAAAAGCCCTTTCAAGGGAAGAAGCCTTTTAAATTGGATAGACTGGAAACCTGAAGAAATCAGACAGATTTTAGACTGGGCATTTCAAGTAAAAAAAGAATCACATGCAGGTGAAGTCCATCAAAGATTTTTAGGAAAAACAATCGCGCTCATTTTTGAAAAACGCTCAACACGCACAAGATCTTCATTTGAAACTTCATTCGGCGAAGAAGGCGGACATCCTGTCTTTATGTCAACTGACGATATTCAGCTCGGCGGAAAAGAAAGCGTGCAGGACACAGCAAGAGTTCTGGGAAGAATGTTCAGCGCAATAGAATTCCGCGGATTCAAGCAGTCCCATGTTGAAGACCTTGCAAAATACTCAGGAATTCCAGTTATAAACGGACTTACAGACGACTTCCACCCTACGCAGGTTCTTGCGGACATTATGACACTCAAGGAAAATTTCGGGCATTTAAAAGGACTTTCGCTTTGCTTCTGCGGAGACGGAAGAAACAACATGGCGCGTTCTCTTATGCTGATTTGCTCTAAGTTCGGAATCAATTTCAGCGTGTTTGCGCCAAAGGAACTTTCGCCTGACAACGAAATAATGGAAATCTGCGCGCCGTTTGCAAAGGAATCCGGAGCAACTATAACCGTTTCCGATAAAATTTCAGTTGTCAAAAACGCAGATTGCCTTTATACTGATGTTTGGGTTTCTATGGGTGAAGAATCGCTTAAAGAAGAGCGCGTAAAATTGCTTCAGCCATACCAAGTGAACAAGGCGCTTATGGAAGCAACTGGCAAGCCTGAAACTATATTCCTGCACTGCCTCCCTGCCGTAAAAGAACAGGAAGTTACAGAAGAAGTCTTCGAAAGCAGCGCAAGCAAAGTCTGGGATCAGGCGGAAAACAGAAAGCACACCATAAAAGCCATTATGCTCGCGCTTATATAA
- a CDS encoding bifunctional oligoribonuclease/PAP phosphatase NrnA, which translates to MILISKEQISKFKNFLDSHDSFIIAGHKEPDGDCISSCIGLSFILDKINKPYIMLNAGPFKRNEIKKFAPKFKNVLPFMTQDERNSCGLIIADCSELSRLGDIDGDLKGFSTFIIDHHKTADVKNSDNIIDPTSPAASCLVQQLFESLVGKPSKEQADIFFFGMATDTGFFKYLTEDSSEVFKGTARLVESGANPRKIYQEMTGGKQWNTRKLLGIMLDHAERHFNGKLVVTFETIDDTRKFGQDGRDSDAFYALMLEVENVEAVLFIRQETEFSCTLGFRSKEKCDVSAIASKFGGGGHKNAAGASTEGKIETLLPLILKEFAKVL; encoded by the coding sequence ATGATTCTTATTTCAAAAGAACAAATTTCAAAATTCAAAAACTTTTTAGATTCACATGACAGTTTTATTATCGCAGGACACAAAGAGCCGGACGGAGACTGCATTTCAAGCTGCATAGGACTTTCATTTATTCTGGACAAAATCAACAAGCCTTACATAATGCTCAACGCAGGACCTTTCAAAAGAAACGAAATAAAAAAATTCGCGCCAAAATTCAAGAATGTCCTGCCCTTTATGACTCAGGACGAAAGGAATTCATGCGGACTTATAATCGCGGACTGCTCGGAGCTTTCAAGGCTCGGCGACATTGATGGAGATTTAAAAGGATTCAGCACATTTATAATCGACCACCACAAAACAGCCGACGTAAAAAATTCAGACAACATAATAGACCCGACTTCACCGGCGGCATCTTGCCTTGTCCAGCAGCTTTTTGAATCACTTGTCGGAAAACCTTCAAAAGAACAGGCGGATATTTTCTTCTTCGGAATGGCGACCGACACAGGATTTTTCAAGTATCTTACAGAAGACAGCTCGGAAGTCTTCAAGGGAACGGCAAGACTTGTGGAATCCGGCGCAAATCCAAGGAAAATTTATCAGGAAATGACAGGCGGAAAGCAGTGGAACACAAGAAAGCTTCTGGGAATTATGCTAGACCACGCGGAACGGCATTTCAACGGAAAACTTGTTGTAACTTTTGAAACAATAGACGACACAAGAAAATTCGGGCAAGACGGCCGGGACAGCGACGCTTTTTACGCGCTCATGCTTGAAGTTGAAAATGTCGAGGCAGTTTTGTTCATTCGGCAAGAAACAGAATTTTCATGCACACTGGGATTCCGTTCAAAGGAAAAATGCGACGTTAGCGCAATTGCTTCTAAATTCGGCGGCGGCGGACACAAAAATGCTGCCGGAGCAAGCACGGAAGGCAAAATTGAAACATTGCTTCCTTTAATCTTAAAAGAATTCGCAAAAGTTCTTTAA
- the rdgB gene encoding RdgB/HAM1 family non-canonical purine NTP pyrophosphatase, protein MKIYLATGNLNKKREVSELFPEHTIVIPKDEGIDFDPEETGSTFYENSLIKAKALWEIVRCPVLADDSGICADALNGAPGIYSSRYAGPDFMRGKPDGKKIPQEEQNKFLIQQITDSISSGKFQKRTAHYTCSMVLYMGNDRLFVVQETMEGEIVEKIEDARGTGGFGYDPIFYLPELGKTAAELTAEQKNAISHRGKASRLIKKIAEEILCDEGR, encoded by the coding sequence ATGAAAATTTATCTTGCAACCGGAAATTTAAATAAAAAACGTGAAGTCTCGGAGCTTTTTCCAGAGCATACAATTGTAATTCCAAAGGACGAGGGAATTGATTTTGACCCCGAAGAAACCGGCTCGACTTTTTACGAGAACAGCCTTATAAAAGCAAAAGCGTTGTGGGAAATTGTGCGCTGCCCTGTTCTTGCCGATGATTCTGGAATTTGCGCTGATGCCCTGAACGGAGCTCCGGGAATTTATTCTTCGCGTTATGCAGGACCGGATTTTATGCGCGGAAAACCTGACGGAAAAAAAATTCCGCAGGAAGAACAGAATAAATTTTTAATTCAGCAGATAACGGATTCAATTTCCTCTGGAAAATTTCAGAAGCGGACTGCGCATTACACTTGCTCAATGGTTCTTTATATGGGAAACGACAGGCTTTTTGTTGTGCAGGAAACAATGGAAGGCGAAATTGTCGAAAAAATTGAAGATGCAAGAGGAACAGGCGGATTCGGATATGACCCGATTTTTTATCTTCCTGAGCTTGGAAAAACTGCCGCAGAACTTACAGCAGAACAAAAAAATGCGATAAGCCACCGTGGAAAAGCTTCGCGCCTCATAAAAAAAATAGCAGAAGAAATTCTTTGCGACGAGGGAAGATGA
- a CDS encoding glycosyltransferase family 1 protein — MKIAVDCRMSGKSGIGTFLDEILPYLKSSGNELFLFGGKEGEPCNIKTFSLKEMFFFPKELLKKINSCDVYFSPYCNIPGGIKIPVFSTIHDIVFLDVKGLCGKIGTIARKFFYKRSVKKSKEIFTVSNFSKERIEKVLKCKKKIAVVYNGLPNYMEKKCPNAQKDNSIIFIGNIKKHKGLSVLLEAFEKFYQLESTEKPKLLIVGSQDNFRTKDNNISEKISELNSKFPDSIEFTGFVENEKLLILLSRAKFLVQPSLYEGFGIPPLQALFCGTKAVISDIPVFKEIYDGFPVVFFQSGNSSDLCEKMQKTFCDDSPLGKIPEKYSYKKTASLILSEITRK; from the coding sequence ATGAAAATTGCAGTTGACTGCCGCATGAGTGGAAAAAGCGGAATCGGAACTTTTTTAGACGAAATTCTTCCGTATTTAAAAAGCAGCGGAAATGAATTATTTTTATTCGGCGGCAAGGAAGGAGAACCTTGCAATATAAAAACTTTTTCGCTGAAGGAAATGTTCTTTTTTCCGAAAGAGCTTTTAAAAAAAATAAATTCATGCGATGTTTACTTTTCGCCATACTGCAATATTCCCGGCGGAATAAAAATTCCAGTTTTTTCAACAATCCATGACATCGTTTTTCTTGATGTAAAAGGACTCTGCGGAAAAATTGGAACTATTGCAAGAAAATTTTTCTACAAACGCTCCGTAAAAAAATCTAAGGAAATTTTTACAGTTTCAAATTTCAGCAAGGAAAGAATTGAAAAAGTTCTAAAATGCAAGAAAAAAATTGCGGTTGTCTACAACGGTCTTCCAAATTATATGGAAAAAAAATGTCCAAATGCGCAAAAAGACAATTCCATAATTTTTATCGGAAACATAAAAAAGCACAAAGGACTTTCTGTTCTGCTCGAAGCTTTTGAAAAATTCTATCAGCTTGAAAGCACAGAAAAACCAAAACTTTTAATTGTTGGCTCTCAGGATAATTTCAGGACAAAAGACAATAACATTTCAGAAAAAATCAGCGAGCTGAATTCAAAATTTCCTGATTCAATTGAATTCACAGGATTTGTTGAAAATGAAAAACTGCTGATTCTTTTAAGCCGGGCAAAATTTTTGGTGCAGCCGTCGCTTTATGAAGGTTTTGGAATTCCGCCGTTGCAAGCGCTTTTCTGCGGAACAAAAGCCGTTATTTCAGACATTCCAGTTTTCAAGGAAATTTACGACGGATTTCCAGTTGTTTTTTTTCAGAGCGGAAACAGCAGCGATTTGTGTGAAAAAATGCAAAAAACTTTTTGCGATGACAGTCCGCTTGGAAAAATTCCTGAAAAATATTCATATAAAAAAACGGCGTCTTTGATTTTAAGTGAAATAACTAGAAAATAA
- the wbaP gene encoding undecaprenyl-phosphate galactose phosphotransferase WbaP — protein sequence MISSINAEELEKYLKSQYRHTSSFVSGISLAFIDALLFMLSICIGFFIVNAFDPSCINFRSFLKYSVFLPAVFIVFYLNGLYPGILLAPEDEVRRFSLSSFFILIGEAFALTTIKSTKDLIPIALALVLSWPFATILLPLGRELSRRYFAKFSWWGVPAVVYNKDDRANLIVERLLKKKYLGYRPILIVTDSAIHKDEFLGIKIVEQSAEISAVLKKINIKVGILCGFNKNLEELQTNYRYLIRVPREQLNTTMSLHMKDFGGILAFSSTNYLTKKSSLFLKRAIDILACICVAPVLIPLTLIIAIAVKISSPGPVFYGHKRVGKNHSVLKCWKFRSMCIDADKKLKEILENDPVRAAEWEKDRKFTDDPRVTKFGKFLRKTSLDEIPQLWNIFVGEMSLVGPRPVTEPELIKYGKYSDYVLSVKPGLSGMWQISGRSDTGYEERINLDTYYIQNWSVWLDIWILIKTVGVVIKGKGAY from the coding sequence ATGATTTCTAGTATCAATGCAGAAGAATTAGAAAAATACTTAAAATCTCAATATAGGCACACAAGTTCATTTGTTTCCGGCATTTCGCTTGCATTTATAGATGCCTTGCTTTTTATGCTTTCAATTTGCATCGGATTTTTTATTGTAAATGCGTTTGACCCTTCCTGTATAAATTTCAGATCTTTTTTGAAATATTCAGTTTTCTTGCCGGCAGTTTTCATTGTTTTCTATTTAAACGGACTTTACCCCGGAATTCTTTTGGCTCCAGAAGACGAAGTAAGAAGATTTTCACTTTCATCATTTTTCATTTTAATCGGAGAAGCTTTCGCGCTTACAACTATAAAATCCACAAAAGACCTTATTCCGATTGCATTGGCGCTTGTTCTTTCATGGCCGTTTGCGACAATTTTGCTTCCGCTTGGAAGAGAATTAAGCAGAAGATATTTTGCAAAATTTTCATGGTGGGGAGTTCCTGCTGTAGTTTACAACAAAGATGACAGGGCGAATTTAATCGTAGAGCGTCTTTTGAAAAAAAAATATCTTGGCTACAGACCGATTCTTATTGTAACGGATTCTGCCATTCACAAAGATGAATTCCTCGGAATAAAAATTGTCGAGCAGTCCGCGGAAATTTCCGCAGTTCTAAAAAAAATCAACATAAAAGTCGGAATTCTTTGCGGATTCAATAAAAATCTTGAGGAACTTCAGACAAACTACAGATATTTAATTCGCGTGCCAAGAGAGCAGCTGAACACAACAATGTCTTTGCACATGAAAGATTTCGGCGGAATTCTTGCGTTCTCTTCAACAAATTATCTTACAAAAAAGAGCTCGCTGTTTTTAAAAAGAGCAATCGACATTCTTGCCTGCATTTGCGTTGCGCCGGTTTTGATTCCGCTCACATTGATTATAGCAATCGCAGTAAAAATAAGCTCGCCAGGACCGGTTTTCTACGGACACAAAAGAGTCGGAAAAAATCATTCAGTTTTAAAATGCTGGAAATTCCGCTCAATGTGCATTGACGCAGACAAAAAGCTAAAGGAAATTCTTGAAAACGACCCTGTAAGAGCCGCTGAATGGGAAAAAGATAGAAAATTCACAGATGATCCTCGCGTAACAAAGTTTGGAAAATTCCTTAGAAAAACCAGTCTTGATGAAATTCCGCAGCTTTGGAATATTTTTGTCGGAGAAATGTCTTTAGTCGGTCCGCGTCCAGTTACAGAGCCTGAGCTCATAAAATACGGAAAATATTCAGACTATGTGCTTTCTGTAAAGCCGGGACTAAGCGGAATGTGGCAGATTTCAGGACGAAGCGACACTGGATACGAGGAAAGAATCAATCTGGACACTTATTATATTCAAAACTGGTCTGTGTGGCTTGATATTTGGATTTTGATAAAAACAGTCGGAGTTGTAATAAAAGGCAAAGGAGCCTATTAA
- the ispG gene encoding flavodoxin-dependent (E)-4-hydroxy-3-methylbut-2-enyl-diphosphate synthase yields the protein MEEKFKTPRVIQIGGNNGIKKIYIGGKNPVTVQTMWKEPITEIDNSRLDSIIERIDSLKSLGCDIVRFAVPDLESAQSLCKIAENTDVPLVADIHFDYRLALECLKGNVSVIRINPGNIGSVERTKAVVEACKEKGAAIRIGVNTGSLPKDLEKKVENSEITRAQALAETALREAEVFDSLKFENFAVSMKASSVQETIEANEAFARQSDIPLHIGVTEAGPLITGVVKSTLAFSHLLNEGIGSTIRVSLSSSPENEVIAGREILHECGLRNGGVTLISCPRCGRLGFDVHGFMERWQNKLLSLDKNITVAVMGCIVNGPGEGKHADLGIAGGGGKCIIFKKGKIVQTIDEKDADIEFKKVLENL from the coding sequence ATGGAAGAAAAATTTAAAACTCCTCGTGTAATTCAAATCGGTGGAAATAACGGAATTAAAAAAATATATATCGGCGGAAAAAATCCTGTTACAGTTCAGACAATGTGGAAAGAGCCAATAACTGAAATCGACAACAGCCGCCTTGATTCAATTATAGAGCGCATTGATAGTTTGAAATCCCTTGGCTGCGACATTGTTCGTTTTGCTGTTCCTGACCTGGAAAGCGCGCAATCCTTGTGCAAAATTGCCGAGAACACAGATGTTCCGCTTGTTGCTGATATTCACTTTGACTATAGGCTTGCGTTGGAGTGCTTGAAAGGAAATGTTTCTGTAATCAGAATCAATCCTGGAAATATAGGAAGCGTTGAAAGGACAAAAGCTGTTGTTGAGGCTTGCAAGGAAAAAGGCGCGGCTATAAGAATTGGCGTGAACACAGGTTCTTTACCAAAAGACTTGGAAAAAAAAGTTGAAAATTCGGAAATTACAAGAGCGCAGGCTTTGGCGGAAACTGCATTAAGAGAAGCTGAAGTTTTTGATTCTCTTAAATTTGAAAATTTTGCAGTCAGCATGAAAGCTTCGAGTGTTCAGGAAACAATTGAGGCGAACGAGGCTTTTGCTCGTCAGTCAGATATTCCTTTGCACATCGGCGTAACAGAGGCGGGACCTTTGATTACCGGCGTTGTAAAATCTACGCTGGCTTTTTCCCATCTTTTGAATGAAGGCATTGGCTCTACAATCCGCGTCAGCCTTTCGTCTTCCCCTGAAAATGAAGTTATTGCAGGAAGGGAAATTTTGCATGAATGCGGACTTAGAAATGGCGGCGTTACCCTGATAAGCTGCCCTAGATGCGGGCGTTTGGGCTTTGATGTCCACGGATTTATGGAACGGTGGCAGAACAAATTGCTTTCACTTGATAAAAATATCACAGTTGCGGTAATGGGCTGTATTGTAAATGGACCGGGCGAAGGCAAGCACGCTGATTTAGGAATTGCTGGCGGCGGCGGAAAATGCATAATTTTCAAAAAAGGAAAAATAGTGCAAACAATTGATGAAAAAGATGCCGATATAGAATTTAAAAAGGTCTTGGAGAATCTTTAA
- a CDS encoding ATP synthase subunit K (produces ATP from ADP in the presence of a proton gradient across the membrane; the K subunit is a nonenzymatic component which binds the dimeric form by interacting with the G and E subunits), translating into MNWGMIGAGVVMGIAAIGSAIGIGIAGQGAIGAWKRCYLNNKPAPFLLVVFAGAPLTQTIYGFLLMNTMRTSTADPLFLLGLGIACGLSMCMSAVAQGKAGAAGSDALAETGKGFAQYIMVVGLCETIALFSMVFGMIVC; encoded by the coding sequence ATGAACTGGGGAATGATTGGTGCTGGTGTTGTAATGGGAATTGCCGCGATTGGAAGCGCAATCGGTATTGGAATTGCAGGTCAGGGAGCAATTGGAGCTTGGAAAAGATGCTACTTGAATAACAAGCCTGCTCCTTTCCTTTTGGTTGTTTTTGCAGGTGCTCCGCTTACACAGACAATTTACGGCTTCCTTCTTATGAACACAATGAGAACTTCTACAGCTGATCCTTTGTTCCTTCTTGGACTTGGAATTGCTTGCGGTCTTTCAATGTGTATGTCTGCTGTTGCTCAGGGAAAAGCCGGTGCTGCTGGTTCTGATGCTTTGGCGGAAACTGGAAAAGGATTTGCGCAGTACATCATGGTTGTAGGTCTTTGCGAAACAATTGCTTTGTTCTCTATGGTATTCGGAATGATTGTTTGCTAG
- a CDS encoding ATPase, translating to MAIVQMKKVSLVILDSTRKASLKQLRKAGVLHLEAVEGSSPALSAYRESATETDKAISILDEIKEPKKSPALIQEKLDKDSAREKAKEIISLSDRKKTLFDLISQNKNELARLEKWGDIDPEEFKAFAEKGIFLYMYEIPSEKYQLIGEDCETVLVNSLNKVSRFLLKSETELEERPAGLPAEAYAVPLPEYSTRQMKKNIVDDEHEIEAIDKKIFAEKKFRTALLDYKKQLASDIEFENLYSGMESESSNETSDGEETKLAWLTGYVPVDSMKSFKSVCAENGWAFVASDPADDDPVPTKLKNNKLVELIYPLTNFLDVTPGYHEYDISGWFLLFFCIFFAMIFGDAGYGALICALAIGLMAKGAKNGKAFSSVNVLVFLLGFSTMCWGVLTCTWFGIDSAKLPKWMVDLSFAPISPAKVGTDVSNTNQQIFCFILAIIQLSIAHIKGILRYRKSLKCLGELGSLLELWGMFYVVMDMVVDAVKYPLGITEETLYFFGIGWLPIPYVALGVLFFGFILNFVFSNYDGSIKDSIFESLKNIISVLLGIVNVFSDIVSYIRLWAVALAGAAISSTINTMAGPMLGKLIMVGFGVILLCFGHGLNIVLNLLSVIVHGVRLNTLEFSQHLGMSWSGTKYSPFREEK from the coding sequence ATGGCTATTGTGCAGATGAAAAAAGTCTCTTTGGTTATTCTTGATTCAACAAGAAAGGCTTCTTTAAAGCAGCTCAGAAAAGCTGGAGTTTTGCATTTGGAAGCTGTGGAAGGCTCTAGTCCGGCGCTTTCTGCTTACAGAGAATCAGCTACGGAAACTGACAAAGCTATTTCTATTCTTGATGAAATAAAAGAGCCCAAAAAGTCTCCTGCTTTGATTCAGGAAAAACTTGACAAGGATTCAGCTCGGGAAAAAGCAAAGGAAATAATATCTTTAAGCGACAGAAAAAAGACGCTTTTTGATTTGATTTCCCAGAATAAAAATGAGCTTGCCCGGCTTGAAAAATGGGGCGACATAGATCCAGAAGAATTCAAGGCTTTTGCCGAAAAAGGAATTTTCCTATATATGTACGAAATTCCTTCGGAAAAATACCAGTTGATTGGTGAAGATTGCGAAACTGTTCTTGTGAATTCATTGAATAAAGTTTCTAGGTTTTTGCTAAAATCAGAAACAGAACTTGAAGAGCGTCCTGCTGGTCTTCCTGCTGAAGCTTATGCTGTTCCTTTGCCTGAATATTCTACTCGCCAGATGAAGAAAAACATTGTGGATGACGAGCATGAAATTGAAGCCATCGACAAGAAGATTTTTGCAGAGAAAAAATTCCGCACAGCTTTGCTTGATTATAAAAAGCAGCTTGCCTCTGATATTGAATTTGAAAATTTGTACAGCGGCATGGAATCAGAATCTTCAAATGAAACTTCCGACGGCGAGGAAACAAAACTTGCCTGGCTTACAGGATATGTTCCAGTTGATTCAATGAAAAGTTTCAAATCTGTATGCGCAGAAAATGGCTGGGCATTTGTGGCTTCCGATCCTGCGGATGATGATCCGGTTCCGACAAAGTTAAAAAACAATAAGCTTGTTGAACTTATTTATCCGCTTACAAACTTTCTTGATGTTACGCCGGGCTACCATGAGTATGATATTTCAGGCTGGTTCTTGCTTTTCTTCTGCATTTTCTTTGCGATGATTTTTGGCGATGCGGGATATGGAGCATTAATCTGCGCGCTGGCTATTGGACTTATGGCTAAGGGCGCAAAAAATGGAAAGGCGTTTTCTTCTGTAAATGTGCTTGTCTTTTTGCTCGGATTCAGTACAATGTGCTGGGGCGTTTTGACTTGCACTTGGTTTGGTATAGATTCAGCAAAACTTCCAAAATGGATGGTGGATTTGTCTTTTGCACCGATTTCACCTGCAAAAGTTGGAACTGATGTTTCTAATACTAACCAGCAGATTTTCTGTTTTATCCTTGCTATTATTCAGCTTAGCATTGCCCATATAAAAGGAATTCTTCGTTATAGAAAATCCTTGAAGTGTCTTGGTGAACTTGGCTCTTTGCTTGAGCTTTGGGGAATGTTCTATGTCGTTATGGACATGGTTGTTGATGCTGTAAAATATCCGCTTGGAATTACAGAAGAAACTTTGTATTTCTTTGGAATCGGCTGGCTTCCAATTCCTTATGTTGCGCTTGGTGTGCTTTTCTTTGGATTTATTTTGAACTTTGTATTTTCAAATTATGATGGAAGTATTAAAGATTCAATTTTTGAAAGTCTAAAGAATATTATCAGCGTGCTTTTGGGAATTGTAAATGTTTTCAGCGACATTGTTTCTTATATACGCTTGTGGGCTGTTGCTCTTGCCGGCGCGGCTATAAGCAGTACTATAAATACAATGGCCGGACCTATGCTCGGCAAGCTGATTATGGTTGGTTTTGGCGTTATTCTTTTGTGCTTTGGTCATGGATTGAATATTGTGCTGAACCTTTTGTCTGTTATCGTTCATGGTGTGCGCTTGAATACACTTGAATTCAGCCAGCATCTTGGAATGTCATGGAGCGGAACAAAGTATTCTCCGTTCCGTGAAGAAAAATAA
- a CDS encoding V-type ATP synthase subunit D, with protein MAKLKLTKNEQKTQKDALKMYQRYLPTLTLKKQQLQSEIRAIDEKAKSVRAEKKALEEDFEKWISVFGEKDAFKPDMVTVKNIKKGWGNIAGVKIPVYEGADFGRGDYNLYSTPLWIDMAADRMEKALELDLEAEVLDEQVRLLAKELRTTTQRVNLFEKVKIPETKANIKRIGIFLGDEQVNAVVRSKISKKKLQADAKEAE; from the coding sequence ATGGCAAAATTAAAACTGACTAAAAATGAGCAAAAGACTCAAAAAGATGCGCTAAAAATGTATCAGCGTTATCTTCCGACTCTTACGCTCAAAAAGCAGCAGTTGCAGTCAGAAATCCGCGCCATAGACGAAAAAGCAAAATCTGTCCGGGCTGAAAAAAAGGCTTTGGAAGAAGATTTTGAAAAATGGATTTCGGTTTTCGGCGAAAAAGATGCCTTTAAGCCTGATATGGTTACTGTAAAGAATATCAAAAAAGGCTGGGGCAATATTGCCGGTGTAAAGATTCCTGTTTATGAAGGCGCAGATTTCGGACGTGGCGACTATAATCTTTATTCAACGCCTCTTTGGATTGATATGGCTGCGGACAGAATGGAAAAAGCACTTGAGCTTGATTTGGAGGCGGAAGTTCTGGACGAGCAGGTAAGACTTCTTGCAAAAGAACTTCGCACAACAACTCAGCGTGTAAATCTGTTTGAAAAAGTAAAAATTCCTGAAACAAAAGCTAATATCAAGCGCATAGGAATTTTTCTTGGAGATGAACAGGTCAATGCGGTTGTGCGCTCAAAAATTTCCAAGAAAAAACTTCAGGCTGATGCTAAGGAGGCTGAATAA